In Aphelocoma coerulescens isolate FSJ_1873_10779 chromosome 25, UR_Acoe_1.0, whole genome shotgun sequence, a genomic segment contains:
- the LOC138098508 gene encoding LOW QUALITY PROTEIN: Fc receptor-like protein 4 (The sequence of the model RefSeq protein was modified relative to this genomic sequence to represent the inferred CDS: inserted 1 base in 1 codon; substituted 1 base at 1 genomic stop codon) has translation MPHPAPILFPPCPHQGPPKPQVAGDTGMAGKVALLLWAQTLGLAGAQTTQLLVEPPWTPPVLWDQVTLTCQGSGTAGATTWYKDGQRWRLQGLNRVVVTESGTYQCDRPGTGLSSPLSVLNDRLVLQVPARALLEGDTVTLRCRARQNKSVTGVRFYHKEKDLGGPLNGTELSLSPLQLHHGGRYRCSCQMGTNWLESVPVTVTVHELFPVPVLEGPPELTEGSPLNLSCLTPTSPLQPRAPLLHLFYRHGRLVGGPQGSPQLLLPAVGVSHXGNYSCKLRSEXGAVRKSSARLRVTVRTARKPQDRAPPEPSGPWQEGEVLYTHIVGTGRAGGQNPPPV, from the exons ATGCCCCACCCTGCCCCCATCCTgttcccaccctgcccccaccAAGGGCCACCAAAAC CCCAGGtggctggggacaccgggatggccGGGAAGGTGGCGCTGCTCCTGTGGG cccagaccCTCGGCCTCGCTG GTGCCCAGACCACCCAGCTCCTCGTGGAGCCCCCCTGGACACCACCAGTGCTGTGGGACCAGGTGACACTGACCTGCCAGGGCTCGGGCACTGCCGGTGCCACCACCTGGTACAAGGACGGGCAGCGCTGGCGGCTGCAAGGACTCAACCGAGTCGTTGTCACTGAGAGTGGCACCTACCAGTGTGACAGACCCGGCACCGGGTTGAGCTCCCCCCTGAGCGTCTTGAATG accggctggtgctgcaggtgcCGGCGCGGGCGCTGCTGGAGGGCGACACGGTGACACTGCGCTGCCGGGCCAGGCAGAACAAGTCAGTCACCGGGGTGCGATTTTACCACAAGGAGAAGGATCTGGGTGGGCCCCTCAATGGGAcagagctgtccctgtccccgctgCAGCTGCATCACGGTGGCCGCTACCGCTGCAGTTGCCAGATGGGAACCAACTGGCTGGAGTCAGTGCCAGTGACTGTGACAGTGCACG AGCTGTTCCCGGTGCCGGTGCTGGAGGGTCCCCCCGAGCTCACCGAGGGGTCCCCCCTGAATCTCAGCTGCCTCACCCCCACCAGCCCCCTGCAGCCCCGAGCCCCCCTCCTGCACCTCTTCTACCGGCACGGACGGTTGGTGGGAGGCCCGCAGGGGTCcccgcagctcctgctgcccgcTGTGGGGGTCTCCCACTAGGGGAATTACAGCTGCAAGCTGCGCTCCG CGGGGGCCGTGCGGAAGAGCAGCGCCCGGCTCCGCGTCACGGTGCGCA CAGCCAGGAAGCCCCAGGACAG GGCCCCCCCGGAGCCTTCAGGCCCCTGGCAAGAGGGGGAGGTGCTGTACACCCACATTGTAGGCACTGGGCGGGCAGGGG
- the LOC138098509 gene encoding LOW QUALITY PROTEIN: Fc receptor-like protein 5 (The sequence of the model RefSeq protein was modified relative to this genomic sequence to represent the inferred CDS: inserted 1 base in 1 codon), which translates to MAGKVALLLWAQTLGLAGAQTTQLLVQPPWTPPVLWDRVTLTCQGSDTARATTWYKDGQLWLLQGPDRVVVTESGTYQCDRPGTGLSPPVSVSNDQLVLQVPARALLEGDTVTLRCRSWQDKPVTWVSFYREEKQLQRFRNGTELSLSPLRLQDSGRYRCRGRVYSELSEWKELESAPVTVTVHGVPLSGVSVLAQPPGGQVALGDHLVLSCMVAVETGALSFSWHRVGSWAPLGTGPHRELLNVGDNDRGHYQCRASDGHSVAKSVLLNVTVLVPVANATISPGALAHPVRAGDPVTLRCSVQVGSAPVTFTWLHNGQEVAQGPLLELGDVHVGHSGTYQCVATNQLGQDGHRVFQALSPELALTVTPRGHWDTAVAVNIGRSLLFLALLLGVIGGCHWWHRLAARKPQDRSPQPLSLPAPPRVSPGPAPPRHPQVTNAELPGPYEGQQDPGATYESVMPPVAKAPQPALPERRLSPGAAAEPPAGPALGRAGGAGGRAATQGTRGSGSVWQPARVAGDTGMAGKVALLLWAQTLGLAGAQTTQLLVQPPWTPPVLWDRVTLTCQGSGTAGATTWYKDGQRWWQKGPDRFVVTESGTYQCDRPGTGLSPPVSISNELFLGLVLEGPPEPTEGSPLNLSCCSTPSPLQSRAPLPHLFYRDGRLVGGPQGSPQLLLPAVGVSHSGNYSCEVRSEXGAVWKSSARLRVTVRRVPLSGVSVLAQPPGGQVALGDRLVLSCAVATGTGPLSFSWHRVSLWTLLGTGRRLELCHAGDNDSGHYQCRASNGDSVAESVPLNVTVLVPVANATISPGALAHPVRAGDPVTLRCSVQVGSAPVTFTWLHNGSEVAQGPLLELGDIHVGHSGTYQCVATNQLGQDGHHMFRAFSPELPLMVTLRGHWDTVASVFAGSLLFLVLLVGVIVGCHWWHCLATRKHQKRATKEPPAPPEDGEVLYTHVVSTKQAGREHSGGSGTVPCHPPVSPPPCSPPLMSLAGPPRIAVPQEPQVTYAELLGPHGRPWDPSDI; encoded by the exons atggccGGGAAGGTGGCGCTGCTCCTGTGGG cccagaccCTCGGCCTCGCTG GCGCCCAGACcacccagctccttgtgcagcCCCCCTGGACACCGCCAGTGCTGTGGGACCGGGTGACACTGACCTGCCAGGGCTCGGACACTGCCCGTGCCACCACCTGGTACAAGGAtgggcagctctggctgctgcagggaccCGACCGAGTCGTTGTCACTGAGAGTGGCACCTACCAGTGTGACAGACCCGGcactgggctgagcccccccgtGAGCGTCTCCAATG aCCAGCTGGTGTTGCAGGTGCCAGCGAGGGCGCTGCTGGAGGGGGACACGGTGACACTGCGCTGCCGGAGCTGGCAGGACAAACCAGTGACCTGGGTGTCCTTCTACCGCGAGGAGAAACAACTGCAGCGGTTCCGTAATGGGAccgagctgtccctgtcccctctgcgGCTGCAGGACAGCGGCCGCTACCGCTGCAGGGGCCGGGTGTATTCCGAGCTGTCGGAGTGGAAGGAGTTGGAGTCGGCGccggtgacagtgacagtgcaTG GGGTCCCGCTCTCAGGGGTGTCCGTGTTGGCACAGCCCCCCGGGGGacaggtggcactgggggaccacctggtgctgagctgcatGGTGGCCGTGGAGACAGGTGCCCTGTCCTTCTCCTGGCACCGGGTGGGCTCATGGGCACCGCTGGGCACCGGCCCCCACCGGGAGCTGCTGAATGTTGGGGACAATGACAGAGGCCACTACCAGTGCCGGGCCAGCGATGGGCACAGCGTGGCCAAGAGTGTCCTCCTGAATGTCACTGTCCTGG TGCCCGTGGCCAATGCCACCATCAGCCCCGGTGCCCTGGCACACCCGGTGCGTGCAGGTGACCCCGTGACCCTGCGCTGCTCGGTGCAGGTGGGCTCAGCCCCTGTCACCTTCACCTGGCTGCACAACGGGCAGGAGGTGGCCCAGGGTCCCCTCCTGGAGCTCGGGGACGTCCATGTGGGACATTCCGGCACCTACCAGTGCGTGGCCACCAACCAGCTGGGACAGGACGGGCACCGCGTGTTCCAGGCGCTCAGCCCCGAGCTGGCACTGACggtgacaccgcggggacactgggacacag cagtggctgtgaaCATCGGCAGGAGCCTCCTGttcctggccctgctcctgGGTGTCATTGGGGGCTGTCACTGGTGGCACCGCCTGG CCGCCAGGAAGCCCCAGGACAG GTCCCCACAGCCGCTGTCTCTGCCAGCGCCCCCACGGGTgtcccccggccctgcccccccTCGGCATCCACAAGTGACCAACGCGGAGCTGCCGGGACCCTACGAGGGACAGCAGGACCCCGGTGCCACCTACGAGAGTGTGATG CCGCCGGTGGCCAAAGCCCCGCAGCCGGCGCTCCCCGAGCGGCGCCTGAGCCCCGGAGCCGCTGCGGAGCCTccggcgggcccggccctggggcgggcgggcggcgccggggggAG AGCCGCCACCCAGGGGACAAGGGGCTCCGGCAGTGTGTGGCAGCCAGCCCGGGTggccggggacaccgggatggccGGGAAGGTGGCGCTGCTCCTGTGGG cccagaccCTCGGCCTCGCTG GCGCCCAGACcacccagctccttgtgcagcCCCCCTGGACGCCGCCGGTGCTGTGGGACCGGGTGACACTGACCTGCCAGGGCTCGGGCACCGCCGGTGCCACCACCTGGTACAAGGACGGGCAGCGCTGGTGGCAGAAGGGACCCGACCGATTTGTTGTCACTGAGAGTGGCACCTACCAGTGTGACAGACCCGGCACCGGGCTCAGCCCCCCCGTGAGCATCTCCAATG agctgttcctggggctggtgctggaggGTCCCCCTGAGCCCACCGAGGGGTCCCccctgaatctcagctgctgcagcacccccagTCCCCTGCAGTCCCGAGCCCCCCTCCCGCACCTCTTCTACCGGGACGGGCGGTTGGTGGGGGGCCCACAGGGGTCcccgcagctgctgctgcccgctGTGGGGGTCTCCCACTCGGGGAATTACAGCTGCGAGGTGCGCTCCG CAGGGGCCGTGTGGAAGAGCAGCGCCCGGCTCCGCGTCACGGTGCGCA GGGTCCCGCTCTCAGGGGTGTCCGTGTTGGCGCAGCCCCCCGGGGGacaggtggcactgggggaccGCCTGGTGCTGAGCTGCGCGGTGGCCACGGGGACAGGTCCCCTGTCCTTCTCCTGGCACCGGGTCAGCTTGTGGACACTGCTGGGCACCGGCCGCCGCCTGGAGCTGTGCCACGCTGGGGACAATGACAGCGGCCACTACCAGTGCCGGGCCAGCAACGGGGACAGCGTGGCCGAGAGTGTCCCCCTGAATGTCACCGTCCTGG TGCCTGTGGCCAATGCCACCATCAGCCCCGGTGCCCTGGCACACCCGGTGCGCGCAGGTGACCCCGTGACCCTGCGCTGCTCGGTGCAGGTGGGCTCAGCCCCTGTCACCTTCACCTGGCTGCACAACGGCAGCGAGGTGGCCCAGGGTCCCCTCCTGGAGCTCGGAGACATTCATGTGGGACATTCCGGCACCTACCAGTGCGTGGCCACCAACCAGCTGGGACAGGACGGGCACCACATGTTCCGGGCGTTCAGCCCTGAGCTGCCACTgatggtgacactgcggggacactgggacacag TGGCCTCAGTGTTTGCCGGGTCCCTCCTGTTTCTGGTCCTGCTCGTGGGTGTCATTGTGGGCTGTCACTGGTGGCACTGCCTGG ccacCAGGAAGCACCAGAAAAG GGCTACCAAggagcccccggcccccccagaGGACGGGGAGGTTCTGTACACCCACGTCGTGAGCACCAAACAGGCGGGGCGTGAGCACAGCGGTGGGAGTGGGACAGTGCCATGTCACCCACCGGTGTCACCCCCACCTTGCTCCCCCCCACTGATGTCTCTTGCAGGGCCCCCCCGCATTGCTGTCCCCCAGGAACCCCAGGTGACCTACGCAGAACTGCTGGGACCCCATGGGCGACCGTGGGACCCCAGTGATATTTAA
- the LOC138098524 gene encoding Fc receptor-like B: protein MAGKVALLLWAQTLGLAGAQTTQLLVEPPWTPPVLWDWVTLTCQGSGTAGATTWYKDGQSWQLQGPNHFSVTKSGTYQCDRPGTGLSSPVSISNDWLVLQVPVQALLEGDTVTLRCRGWQDKPVTWVSFYHEEKQLQMLPRGTELTLSPLRLQDSGRYRCRGRVESKMSKRWAHSAPVTVTVHGVPLSGVSVLAQPPGGQVALGDRLVLSCTVATGTGPLSFSWHRGDSWALLGTGPHLELRHVGDNDSGQYQCRASDGDSMGESVPLNVTVLVPVANATISPGALAHPVRAGDPVTLRCSVQVGSAPVTFTWLHNGQEAARGCLLELGNVHVGHSGTYQCVATNQLGQDGHRMFRTLSPELALTVTPQGHWDTAVAVNIGRSLLFLVLLLAVIGGCHWWHRLAARKPQDSAPTGVPRPCPPSASTSDQRGAAGTLRGTAGPRCHLRECDVTLGGNWGSLGGIESPQGSLTALPSAPGPPHSPSQCLGGAGPFSLFLEPKGSVWIKVGEMGLVCSALPAELGKEEGPAQGAEQILVGFA from the exons atggccGGGAAAGTGGCTCTGCTCCTGTGGG cccagaccCTCGGCCTCGCTG GCGCCCAGACCACCCAGCTCCTCGTGGAGCCCCCCTGGACGCCGCCGGTGCTGTGGGACTGGGTGACACTGACCTGCCAGGGCTCGGGCACTGCCGGTGCCACCACCTGGTACAAGgatgggcagagctggcagctgcagggacccAACCACTTTAGTGTCACCAAGAGTGGCACCTACCAGTGTGACAGACCCGGCACCGGGCTCAGCTCCCCCGTGAGCATCTCCAATG actggctggtgctgcaggtgcCGGTGCAGGCGCTGCTGGAGGGGGACACGGTGACACTGCGCTGCCGGGGCTGGCAGGACAAACCGGTGACCTGGGTGTCCTTCTACCACGAGGAGAAACAATTGCAGATGCTCCCCCGCGGGACCGAGCTGACCCTGTCCCCTCTGCGGCTGCAGGACAGCGGCCGCTACCGCTGCAGGGGCCGGGTGGAATCCAAGATGTCAAAGCGGTGGGCGCATTCAGCGccggtgacagtgacagtgcaCG GGGTCCCGCTCTCTGGGGTGTCCGTGTTGGCGCAGCCCCCCGGGGGacaggtggcactgggggaccgcctggtgctgagctgcacGGTGGCCACGGGGACAGGTCCCCTGTCCTTCTCCTGGCACCGGGGGGACtcgtgggcactgctgggcaccGGCCCCCACCTGGAGCTGCGCCACGTTGGGGACAATGACAGCGGCCAATACCAGTGCCGGGCCAGCGATGGGGACAGCATGGGAGAGAGTGTCCCCCTGAATGTCACCGTCCTGG TGCCCGTGGCCAATGCCACCATCAGCCCCGGTGCCCTGGCACACCCGGTGCGCGCAGGTGACCCCGTGACCCTGCGCTGCTCGGTGCAGGTGGGCTCAGCCCCTGTCACCTTCACCTGGCTGCACAACGGGCAGGAGGCAGCCCGGGGTTGCCTCCTGGAGCTCGGGAACGTCCATGTGGGACATTCCGGCACCTACCAGTGCGTGGCCACCAACCAGCTGGGACAGGACGGGCACCGCATGTTCCGGACGCTCAGCCCCGAGCTGGCACTGACGGTGACACcgcagggacactgggacacag cagtggctgtgaaCATCGGCAGGAGCCTCCTGTTCCTggtcctgctcctggctgtcATCGGGGGCTGTCACTGGTGGCACCGCCTGG CCGCCAGGAAGCCCCAGGACAG CGCCCCCACGGGTgtcccccggccctgcccccccTCGGCATCCACAAGTGACCAACGCGGAGCTGCCGGGACCCTACGAGGGACAGCAGGACCCCGGTGCCACCTACGAGAGTGTGATGTGACcctggggggaaattggggatcACTGGGAGGCATCGAGTCCCCCCAGGGGTCCCTCACTGCCCTTCCCAGCGCCCCAGGGCCTCCCCattccccctcccagtgcctgggGGGCGCAGGacccttttccctcttcttgGAGCCAAAAGGCAGCGTTTGGATTAAAGTGGGAGAAATGGGGTTGGTTTGTTCAGCTCTGCCTGCTGAGCTCGGGAAGGAGGAGGGTCCCGCTCAGGGTGCTGAGCAGATCCTTGTGGGATTTGCCTGA
- the LOC138098510 gene encoding LOW QUALITY PROTEIN: Fc receptor-like protein 2 (The sequence of the model RefSeq protein was modified relative to this genomic sequence to represent the inferred CDS: inserted 3 bases in 2 codons), which yields MAGKVALLLWRILVLQLPARALLEGDMVTLRCRSWQDKPVTWVPFYCDQKELEMLPRGTELSLSPLRLQDSGHYCCRGWVDTEVSRGWKESAPVTVTVYKLFLGLVLEGPPEPTEGSPLNLSCCSNPSTLRPRAPLLHLFYRDGRLVGGPQGSSQLLLPTVGVSHSGNYSCEVRFEWGXVWKSSARLRVTVRRVRLSGXSVSAQPPGGQVALGDRLVLSCAVAAGTGPLSFSWHRASSWAPLGTGPHLERRHVGDNDSGHYQCRASDGDSVGESVPLNVTVLVPVANATISPGALAQPVRAGDPVTLRCSVQVGSAPVTFTWLHNGSEVARGPLLELGDVHVGHSGTYQCVATNQLGQDGHRVFQALSPELALTVTPQGHRNTGGQWPQGLPGPSCSWFCSWVSLWAGTGDTTWPPGSTRKGLPRSPGPPGGGEVLYTEVTMTKRTQGPTRTAPPQDTQVTYAELPGPHGRPRAPSDIYGNVLGH from the exons atggccGGGAAGGTGGCGCTGCTCCTGTGGC GCATTCTGGTGCTGCAGTTGCCAGCACGGGCGCTGCTGGAGGGGGACATGGTGACACTGCGCTGCCGGAGCTGGCAGGACAAACCGGTGACTTGGGTGCCCTTCTACTGTGACCAGAAGGAACTGGAGATGCTCCCCCGTGGGAccgagctgtccctgtcccctctgcgGCTGCAGGACAGCGGCCACTactgctgcaggggctgggtgGATACCGAGGTGTCACGGGGGTGGAAGGAGTCGGCGCCGGTAACAGTGACAGTGTACA agctgttcctggggctggtgctggaggGTCCCCCCGAGCCCACCGAGGGGTCCCccctgaatctcagctgctgcagcaacCCCAGCACCCTGCGGCCCCGAGCCCCCCTCCTGCACCTCTTCTACCGGGACGGGCGGTTGGTGGGGGGCCCGCAGGGGTCCtcgcagctcctgctgcccaccGTGGGGGTCTCCCACTCGGGGAATTACAGCTGCGAGGTGCGCTTTGAGTGGG CCGTGTGGAAGAGCAGCGCCCGGCTCCGCGTCACGGTGCGCA GGGTCCGACTCTCGGG GTCCGTGTCGGCACAGCCCCCTGGGGGacaggtggcactgggggaccGCCTGGTGCTGAGCTGCGCGGTGGCCGCGGGGACAGGTCCCCTGTCCTTCTCCTGGCACCGGGCCAGCTCGTGGGCACCGCTGGGCACCGGCCCCCACCTGGAGCGGCGCCACGTTGGGGACAATGACAGCGGCCACTACCAGTGCCGGGCCAGTGATGGGGACAGCGTGGGCGAGAGTGTCCCCCTGAATGTCACCGTCCTGG TGCCCGTGGCCAATGCCACCATCAGCCCcggtgccctggcacagccggTGCGCGCAGGTGACCCCGTGACCCTGCGCTGCTCGGTGCAGGTGGGCTCAGCCCCTGTCACCTTCACCTGGCTGCACAACGGCAGCGAGGTGGCCCGGGGtcctctcctggagctcggGGACGTCCATGTGGGACATTCCGGCACCTACCAGTGCGTGGCCACCAACCAGCTGGGACAGGACGGGCACCGCGTGTTCCAGGCGCTCAGCCCCGAGCTGGCACTGACGGTGACTCCGCAGGGACACAGGAACACAGgtggg cagtggCCGCAGGGGTTGCCGGGTCCCTCCTGTTCCTGGTTCTGCTCGTGGGTGTCATTGTGGGCTGGCACTGGTGACACCACCTGG CCTCCAGGAAGCACCAGGAAAG ggctcCCCAGGAGCCCCGGGCCCCCTGGAGGAGGGGAGGTGCTGTACACCGAGGTCACGATGACGAAGCGGACGCAGG GGCCCACCCGCACCGCTCCGCCCCAGGATACCCAAGTGACCTACGCGGAGCTGCCGGGACCCCACGGGCGACCGCGGGCACCCAGTGACATCTACGGGAACGTGCTGGGACACTGA